One part of the Flavobacterium johnsoniae UW101 genome encodes these proteins:
- a CDS encoding aminotransferase class V-fold PLP-dependent enzyme: protein MINEMDTILNTKPSELENYFSEFRENTIGVNHSFESIYGPQNILYADWIASGRLYFPIEDIMLRKIGPMIANTHSFSSQTGKASTYAYQHARELIKKHVNANESDCLVATGTGMTAALNKLQRIMGLRSQDNIFNVKINFDNERPVVFITHMEHHSNQVPWYETIADVVVLPCGKDNLVDPEILAEEIKKYENRTLKIGSFTACSNVTGIITPYHELAKIMHQNGGYCFVDFAASAPYVSIDMHPEDPEEQLDAIFFSPHKFLGGPGTCGILIFNEKLYQSSFPDNPGGGNVKCTNPWGGYHYSDAIEVKEDGGTPGFLQVMRTALCLELKNKMNVQNMKNREKELLDLCFLELQKIKGLTILGDLKTERIGCVSFTIENIHYNLIVRLLNDRFGIQVRGGWSCASTYAHFLLNIDEEKSTEITNGILQKNLTEKPGWVRVSLHPTMKNDELLFICKAVEQIVLNIQDWQKAYQYNPVTNEFDNLLVKETIEDDVKSWFSLA from the coding sequence ATGATAAATGAAATGGATACTATTTTGAATACAAAACCAAGCGAACTCGAAAACTATTTTTCTGAATTTAGAGAAAATACAATTGGAGTCAATCACAGTTTCGAGTCGATTTACGGCCCGCAGAATATTCTGTATGCAGACTGGATTGCCAGTGGAAGATTATATTTCCCGATTGAAGATATTATGCTTCGAAAAATTGGTCCAATGATCGCCAATACGCACTCTTTTTCCAGCCAGACCGGAAAAGCTTCGACTTATGCCTATCAGCACGCAAGAGAGTTGATAAAAAAGCATGTAAACGCAAATGAATCCGATTGTCTTGTAGCAACAGGAACCGGAATGACGGCTGCTTTAAATAAATTGCAGCGTATTATGGGACTGCGTTCTCAGGACAATATTTTCAATGTAAAAATCAATTTTGATAATGAAAGGCCGGTAGTTTTTATCACACACATGGAGCATCATTCCAATCAGGTTCCGTGGTACGAAACCATTGCCGATGTTGTGGTTTTACCCTGCGGAAAAGACAATTTAGTCGATCCGGAGATATTGGCCGAAGAAATCAAAAAATACGAAAACAGAACGCTTAAAATTGGCTCATTTACCGCTTGTTCAAACGTTACGGGAATTATTACGCCGTATCATGAATTAGCCAAAATAATGCATCAAAACGGCGGTTATTGTTTTGTAGATTTTGCAGCGTCGGCGCCGTATGTTTCAATTGATATGCATCCGGAAGATCCCGAAGAACAATTGGATGCTATTTTCTTTTCGCCCCATAAATTTCTGGGCGGCCCCGGAACGTGCGGCATTTTAATTTTCAATGAAAAATTATACCAATCCAGTTTTCCGGATAATCCGGGCGGAGGAAATGTAAAATGCACCAATCCGTGGGGCGGATACCATTACAGCGATGCTATTGAAGTAAAAGAAGATGGCGGAACACCGGGATTTCTGCAGGTTATGCGAACTGCTTTGTGTCTGGAACTGAAAAATAAAATGAACGTTCAAAACATGAAAAACAGAGAAAAAGAACTGCTTGATCTTTGTTTTCTTGAATTGCAGAAAATAAAAGGTTTAACCATTCTGGGAGATTTAAAAACAGAAAGAATTGGCTGCGTTTCGTTTACGATCGAGAATATTCATTACAATTTAATCGTACGATTATTGAATGACCGTTTTGGAATTCAGGTTAGGGGCGGGTGGTCTTGTGCCAGTACATACGCTCATTTTTTATTGAATATTGATGAAGAAAAATCAACCGAAATCACAAACGGAATCCTTCAGAAAAATTTAACCGAAAAACCGGGCTGGGTAAGAGTTTCACTTCATCCAACCATGAAAAATGATGAACTTTTATTTATTTGTAAAGCCGTTGAACAAATCGTTTTAAATATTCAGGATTGGCAGAAAGCGTATCAATATAATCCTGTAACCAACGAATTTGATAATCTTTTGGTAAAAGAAACCATTGAAGACGATGTCAAAAGTTGGTTTTCTTTGGCTTAG
- a CDS encoding bifunctional helix-turn-helix transcriptional regulator/GNAT family N-acetyltransferase: MTTTTSKIRSFNRFYTSHLDLLSQHYLESDYSITEVRILYEISENKTITAQNITEILNLDKGYVSRILKRFLKDNLIKKASSPDDKRAFNIELSSLGKQLLSSLNAKVNEQIENKIENLNFFEKENLVNSMHTIKNLLSESKPLRSDIMYRHEIKPGDFGYIIYLHGIIYSNESNFSNEFEKYVVKTFYDFLENYSPDYDRIWIAEYNNKIVGCIAIQHQSKDEAQLRWFLLDPSFRGLGIGKKLLTDAVDFCREKKFKNVFLLTTNMQDKALEMYKIAGFKLTESTEVNQWGKTFKDERYDLDLA, encoded by the coding sequence ATGACTACTACAACTTCAAAAATTAGAAGTTTTAACCGTTTTTATACTTCTCATTTAGATTTATTAAGCCAGCATTATCTGGAAAGTGATTACTCGATAACTGAAGTTCGAATTCTTTACGAAATCAGCGAGAACAAAACTATTACCGCTCAAAATATAACCGAAATCCTCAATCTCGACAAAGGATATGTAAGCCGAATTTTGAAACGTTTTTTAAAAGACAATCTTATCAAAAAAGCGTCTTCACCAGATGATAAGCGTGCTTTTAATATTGAACTCAGCAGTTTAGGAAAACAATTGCTAAGTTCGTTGAATGCTAAAGTAAATGAGCAGATTGAAAATAAAATTGAAAATCTGAATTTCTTCGAGAAAGAGAATCTTGTCAATTCGATGCATACTATAAAAAACCTGCTCTCTGAAAGTAAACCGCTTCGAAGTGATATTATGTATCGTCATGAAATTAAACCGGGCGATTTTGGTTATATTATTTATCTGCATGGGATTATTTACAGCAATGAATCGAATTTTTCTAATGAATTTGAAAAATATGTCGTTAAGACTTTCTATGATTTCTTAGAAAATTATTCTCCAGATTATGACCGTATCTGGATAGCAGAATATAATAACAAAATTGTGGGTTGTATTGCTATTCAGCATCAATCAAAAGACGAAGCACAGCTGCGATGGTTTCTGCTTGATCCGTCATTTAGAGGTTTGGGAATTGGTAAAAAACTATTGACTGATGCGGTAGATTTTTGCCGTGAAAAGAAGTTTAAAAATGTGTTTCTGCTTACAACAAACATGCAGGACAAAGCGCTTGAAATGTATAAAATAGCTGGTTTTAAACTCACAGAATCTACAGAAGTAAACCAATGGGGGAAAACGTTTAAAGATGAACGTTACGATCTTGATTTGGCGTGA
- a CDS encoding class I SAM-dependent methyltransferase translates to MADKSKFLSSIFRHLDGLVTAPVAIAFKNKSVLEFILNKEKLTLSELTAAFNANEGYLNVGLRVLASQGFLDYEVDNQTQEITISVNEKTEIAFSLFHLYEDVVALLQLSIQFHPRLFEDIPFEKLNLIFEKYKTRYGIEPSADPLKNSIQEQILKHIEGYLIGPTIVRLAMNGMFHKYFMETSFRPEEFHKSPENFKKILDFFVHLGWFIEKNGNYQFTEAGLFFAKRASAYGVTVSYLPTFAKIEELIFGNPDVLRTAEGENELHVDREMNVWGSGGAHDTYFKVVDEILIKLFNLPIEEQPKGILDMGCGNGAFLQHIFEVIDRQTLRGKYLDEYPIFLVGADYNQTALKVTRANLIKADIWAKVIWGDIGRPDILANDLKENYNIDLKDLLNVRTFLDHNRIWQNPIHVNKNRVSKSTGAFAYRGKRISNNLVEDNLLEHLQKWSPYVHKFGLLLIELHTINPKLTAENIGGTPATAYDATHGFSDQYIVEIDVFNAIAAEAGLFPDKSVFKRFPNADTATVSINLLKGK, encoded by the coding sequence ATGGCTGATAAATCAAAATTTTTAAGTTCTATTTTTAGGCATCTTGATGGCCTTGTAACTGCTCCTGTGGCAATTGCATTTAAAAATAAATCTGTTTTAGAATTTATCTTAAATAAAGAAAAACTCACTTTATCTGAGCTTACTGCTGCTTTTAATGCCAATGAAGGATATCTGAATGTGGGTTTAAGAGTTTTGGCGTCTCAGGGTTTTCTGGATTATGAAGTTGATAATCAAACACAGGAAATTACGATTTCGGTAAACGAAAAAACCGAAATCGCTTTTTCATTGTTTCATCTTTATGAAGATGTTGTGGCTTTACTTCAGTTATCGATTCAGTTTCATCCTCGTTTGTTTGAAGATATTCCGTTTGAGAAACTCAATCTTATTTTTGAAAAATATAAAACGAGATACGGAATTGAACCGTCAGCTGATCCGTTGAAAAACAGCATTCAGGAACAGATTTTAAAACATATCGAAGGTTATTTAATTGGACCTACAATAGTTCGTCTGGCAATGAACGGCATGTTTCATAAATATTTTATGGAAACTTCTTTCAGACCTGAAGAGTTTCATAAATCGCCGGAAAACTTCAAAAAAATATTAGACTTTTTTGTTCATTTAGGCTGGTTTATCGAAAAAAACGGCAATTATCAGTTTACCGAAGCCGGTTTGTTTTTTGCCAAAAGAGCCAGCGCTTACGGCGTTACGGTTTCGTATTTACCGACATTCGCCAAAATTGAAGAATTAATTTTTGGCAATCCGGATGTGTTAAGAACCGCCGAAGGTGAAAACGAACTTCATGTAGATCGTGAAATGAATGTTTGGGGAAGCGGAGGCGCTCATGACACTTATTTTAAAGTCGTAGACGAAATTCTGATCAAGCTTTTTAATCTTCCAATTGAAGAACAGCCAAAAGGAATCCTGGATATGGGCTGCGGTAACGGCGCTTTTCTGCAGCATATTTTTGAAGTGATCGACAGACAGACCCTGCGGGGAAAATATTTAGATGAATATCCTATATTTCTTGTTGGCGCCGATTATAATCAAACCGCTTTAAAAGTTACCAGAGCCAATTTAATAAAAGCTGATATTTGGGCAAAAGTTATTTGGGGCGATATTGGACGTCCGGACATATTGGCTAATGATCTCAAAGAAAACTATAATATTGATTTGAAAGACCTCTTGAATGTAAGGACTTTTTTAGACCATAACCGAATCTGGCAGAATCCAATTCATGTTAATAAAAACAGAGTCAGTAAATCTACAGGTGCGTTTGCTTACAGAGGAAAAAGAATCAGTAATAATCTCGTTGAAGATAATCTGCTGGAACATTTACAAAAATGGTCTCCGTATGTGCATAAATTTGGATTGCTTTTAATTGAGCTTCACACCATAAATCCTAAACTTACAGCCGAGAATATAGGCGGAACTCCTGCAACGGCTTATGATGCCACTCATGGTTTTTCTGATCAGTATATTGTTGAAATTGATGTTTTTAATGCCATTGCAGCAGAAGCAGGATTATTTCCGGATAAATCTGTTTTTAAGCGATTCCCAAATGCCGATACCGCTACAGTAAGCATTAATTTGCTGAAAGGAAAATAG
- a CDS encoding glutamine amidotransferase-related protein: MGGPQSPNTTLEECPHFNAAAEINLIQKCISAGKAVVGVCLGSQLIGEAFGAKVKQSPEKEIGVFPITLTKLGTEDEKINHFGTPLNVGHWHNDIPGLTPESKVLAFSEGCPVQIVSYSNLVYGFQCHMELTTEVVSLLIESEDDLVAASKKHKFVQNPETILAYDYSEMNAKLFEFLDKLTAAYKAQ; encoded by the coding sequence ATGGGCGGGCCTCAAAGTCCGAATACGACTTTGGAGGAATGTCCGCATTTTAATGCTGCTGCCGAAATAAATTTGATTCAAAAATGTATTTCTGCAGGAAAAGCTGTTGTTGGTGTATGTTTAGGATCGCAGTTAATTGGCGAAGCATTTGGAGCAAAAGTCAAGCAGAGTCCCGAAAAAGAAATTGGTGTTTTTCCTATTACGTTGACAAAACTGGGTACCGAAGATGAAAAAATAAACCATTTCGGCACACCGTTAAACGTTGGACATTGGCACAATGATATCCCAGGGCTGACACCAGAAAGTAAAGTTTTGGCTTTTAGCGAAGGCTGTCCTGTTCAGATTGTTTCCTATTCTAATCTGGTTTATGGTTTTCAATGTCATATGGAATTAACCACAGAAGTCGTATCTCTTTTAATTGAAAGTGAAGATGATTTAGTCGCTGCAAGCAAAAAACACAAATTTGTTCAAAATCCTGAAACGATTCTGGCTTATGATTACAGCGAAATGAATGCAAAACTTTTTGAGTTTTTGGATAAACTTACTGCTGCATATAAAGCTCAATAA